A single region of the Variovorax paradoxus genome encodes:
- a CDS encoding NADPH-dependent F420 reductase, with translation MSYAIIGFGEIGQTLAKAFARKGIEVSVATTRDPESFASDVAAIGPEVIPTTLAEAVKADIIFLAVRFESHRDVAKALPTWKGKIIVDVTNAYGVSHEDLGGRPSAKVVEEAFAGGRLVKGFNHLVAAVLDQDPAVHGGRRVVFLTSDDEDAATQVSVLAENLGFAPVKLGALSEGGLLVQAHDKSWGRLIFKDLVKFD, from the coding sequence ATGAGCTACGCAATCATCGGCTTCGGCGAGATCGGCCAGACCCTCGCCAAGGCGTTTGCTCGCAAGGGCATTGAAGTGTCCGTTGCAACCACGCGCGACCCGGAAAGCTTTGCATCCGATGTGGCCGCAATCGGACCCGAGGTCATTCCCACGACACTGGCAGAAGCAGTCAAAGCAGACATCATCTTTTTGGCTGTCCGTTTCGAGTCGCACAGAGATGTCGCGAAGGCGCTGCCAACCTGGAAGGGAAAGATCATCGTTGATGTGACCAATGCCTACGGCGTGTCCCACGAAGACCTGGGCGGACGGCCTTCGGCCAAGGTCGTCGAGGAGGCGTTCGCGGGCGGCAGGCTGGTCAAGGGCTTCAACCATCTGGTTGCTGCCGTCCTGGACCAGGATCCGGCCGTACACGGCGGCAGGCGCGTCGTGTTCCTGACGAGCGACGATGAGGACGCCGCAACGCAGGTCAGCGTGCTCGCGGAAAACTTGGGCTTCGCACCCGTCAAGCTTGGCGCGCTTTCAGAAGGTGGGCTGCTCGTGCAGGCGCACGACAAGAGCTGGGGCCGCCTGATCTTCAAGGACCTTGTCAAGTTCGACTGA
- a CDS encoding SDR family NAD(P)-dependent oxidoreductase translates to MTRLNGKTTVITGGATGIGLAAAKRFIEEGAFVFIFGRRQEALDAAVAELGPNARAVKGSVSDPADLDRLYAAVKAERGTLDIVFANAGAGGPLALGKITADHIDEAFDTNVKGAIFTVQQALPLMGKGGSIILTGSSAGTTGAPGFTAYSASKAAVRNLARTWAEDLKGTGIRVNVLSPGPTATDLAKAALGEEGVKAFGAMTPLQRMGDPAEIGAVAAFLASSDSSFMTASEVAVDGGLAQL, encoded by the coding sequence ATGACCAGACTGAATGGAAAGACCACTGTGATCACCGGTGGCGCGACGGGCATCGGCCTCGCCGCCGCCAAGCGCTTCATCGAGGAGGGCGCCTTCGTTTTCATCTTCGGCCGCCGGCAGGAAGCGCTCGATGCCGCTGTGGCCGAGCTTGGCCCCAATGCCCGCGCGGTGAAGGGCTCGGTCTCCGATCCGGCCGACCTCGACCGGCTCTACGCCGCGGTGAAGGCCGAGCGCGGAACCCTCGACATCGTCTTTGCCAACGCCGGAGCGGGAGGCCCGCTGGCGCTCGGCAAGATCACCGCCGATCACATCGACGAGGCCTTCGACACCAATGTGAAGGGGGCGATCTTCACGGTCCAGCAGGCGCTGCCGCTGATGGGCAAGGGTGGATCGATCATCCTGACCGGATCGAGCGCCGGCACCACGGGCGCCCCGGGATTCACTGCTTACAGCGCAAGCAAGGCGGCGGTGCGCAACCTTGCGCGAACCTGGGCGGAGGACTTGAAGGGAACCGGCATCCGGGTCAACGTGCTGTCGCCCGGACCCACGGCGACCGACCTTGCGAAGGCAGCGCTGGGCGAGGAAGGTGTCAAGGCCTTCGGCGCGATGACGCCACTCCAGCGCATGGGCGATCCGGCGGAGATCGGAGCGGTGGCTGCCTTTCTCGCGTCCTCGGACAGCAGCTTCATGACCGCAAGCGAGGTCGCCGTCGACGGCGGCCTGGCGCAACTCTGA